The stretch of DNA AGGACAATACAGGAGCAAACCGTCGAGAGAAAAAGGGCGAACATGGCCCAGGGGTAGCACAACTCTCTTTTCACCCAGCCGACAAGGGGGGTGATCAGTGCCGACATGAGGGGGATGATGACGACGAGGATGGTGGCCTGTTCTGAGATCATTCTATTTCCTTCAGTATTTCGTCTTCTTCAAGCGTATGATATTTGCGGTACATCATGATGACGATCGCCAGGGCGACACCGAGAGTCGCGACCATGACGACGATCGCGGTAAGCATGAGGACATGGGGAAGCGGATTGATGTACTCGGCTACGGTAATTGCGTGATGGCCGTGAGCGTCCGCATCGGTAAGGATCGGCAGAGTTGCGCCACCTTTCTTGAATGCGATGGATATGAAAAAGAGGATGATCGCCGTCTGGAATATGTTCATCCCGATGATCTTTTTTATAAAATTGTTCTTGGCGATCATCGCATAGAACCCGATCATCATGAGGGCTATATAGATCCAGTAATTGTACTTGGCGATGATG from Deltaproteobacteria bacterium encodes:
- a CDS encoding cation:proton antiporter subunit C; this translates as MDFIIAKYNYWIYIALMMIGFYAMIAKNNFIKKIIGMNIFQTAIILFFISIAFKKGGATLPILTDADAHGHHAITVAEYINPLPHVLMLTAIVVMVATLGVALAIVIMMYRKYHTLEEDEILKEIE